One window from the genome of Malus domestica chromosome 01, GDT2T_hap1 encodes:
- the LOC103439897 gene encoding gibberellin 20 oxidase 2-like, with amino-acid sequence MAVECMIKPSSMQTMAQPPSPQTQKTQQHKEDDQKPLVFDASVLRYQTEIPSQFIWPDDEKPCKNTPELRVPLIDLGGFLSGDKEAAAKASQLVGEACQKHGFFLIVNHGVDNTLIADAHRCMDDFFGMPLSEKQRAQRKAGESCGYASSFTGRFSSKLPWKETLSFSYSAEKGSINIIQDYFCNKMGEEFKEFGRVYQDYSEAMSTLSIGIMELLGLSLGVDRAYFKEFFEDNDSIMRLNYYPPCQKPEQTLGTGPHCDPTSLTILHQDQVGGLEVFVDDQWHSISPNLNAFVVNIGDTFMALSNGKYKSGLHRAVVNSETPRKSLAFFLCPRDDKVVKPPSGLVDTSSPRKYPDFTWSMLLEFTMKHYRADVKTLQAFSNWVQQKTNQKL; translated from the exons ATGGCTGTTGAGTGCATGATCAAACCCAGCAGCATGCAAACCATGGCACAACCTCCCTCCCCACAAACGCAGAAAACCCAGCAGCACAAAGAGGATGACCAGAAACCATTGGTTTTTGATGCCTCAGTTTTAAGGTACCAAACTGAAATTCCGAGTCAGTTCATATGGCCCGATGACGAAAAGCCTTGCAAAAATACTCCCGAGCTCCGAGTCCCACTCATAGACTTGGGAGGCTTTCTCTCGGGCGACAAAGAAGCCGCTGCGAAAGCCTCGCAACTTGTAGGAGaggcatgccagaagcatggaTTTTTCCTCATCGTGAATCACGGCGTCGACAATACGCTCATCGCGGACGCTCACCGCTGCATGGATGACTTTTTTGGAATGCCACTCTCCGAAAAACAGAGAGCTCAAAGGAAAGCAGGGGAGAGCTGTGGCTATGCCAGCAGCTTCACTGGCAGATTCTCCTCAAAACTCCCGTGGAAGGAGACTCTCTCTTTCAGCTACTCCGCCGAAAAAGGCTCAATCAATATTATCCAAGATTATTTTTGCAACAAAATGGGAGAAGAATTCAAGGAATTCGG GAGGGTTTACCAAGATTATAGTGAGGCTATGAGCACACTTTCTATTGGGATCATGGAACTTCTGGGACTGAGCCTTGGAGTCGACAGAGCTTACTTCAAGGAGTTTTTCGAAGACAATGATTCGATAATGAGGCTTAATTACTACCCACCATGCCAGAAACCTGAGCAGACTTTAGGCACTGGCCCTCATTGTGACCCAACttctttgaccattcttcacCAAGACCAAGTTGGAGGCCTTGAAGTCTTTGTTGATGATCAATGGCACTCCATTAGCCCTAATTTAAATGCCTTTGTAGTCAACATTGGTGACACCTTCATG GCTCTTTCAAACGGGAAGTACAAGAGCGGGCTGCACAGGGCAGTGGTGAACAGTGAAACACCAAGGAAGTCTCTTGCATTCTTCTTGTGTCCGAGAGACGATAAAGTAGTGAAGCCGCCGAGCGGGTTGGTAGATACTTCGAGTCCGAGAAAATACCCGGATTTCACATGGTCGATGCTGCTGGAGTTCACAATGAAGCATTACAGAGCCGACGTGAAAACCCTGCAAGCCTTCTCAAACTGGGTTCAACAGAAAACCAACCAAAAACTGTGA